The Rosa rugosa chromosome 3, drRosRugo1.1, whole genome shotgun sequence sequence AACCAGGGCTTCAGCAGCAAATTGGGATTGAGAGAGGCCTAGCCTTGGCCTCGTGGAGGAGACAGTAGCCGTCATGCTCAATGAGTCCGATGACAAAGAGATTGGAATAGGTTGCCATCGATGATGGAGGAGAGGCCAAGGGCGCAATCCTAGTAGACCTCCAATGCGATCGCCCATATCCCAACACCCCGCGCCAGATCTGATTGAGATCATCTTGACAAGGAGTGCCTCGATTTGGGGTTGATCGATCTTGTTCCGTCCTTCGTCGGAGAAGACTAGGTTCCCCAGATCAGGTAAAGCAATAGGCAGAGGGCAATCAGGTTGCTCTGCACTTCCATGGTGTTGAGTCGGAACCCGCACCATCATATTCCATCCTTTGTTGTTGTGTAATGGCCAGAGCCATGGCTGGCTTAGAGATCGGctgttggtggccggaggtagaTAGCCTAGCCTCGGTGGGCTAGGGTTGAGGAAGAGCGGCGCTGCTCTCATAGGGTTAAAAATATCTGTGATCCCATTGCCCTTTGTTTTACTGTGTTTTAGAATTTACCTTTTAGTATAGAGTATAATATATAATTCATTtctatcaaaaaagaaaaataaaatttgttaaATTGCCCTTAAGTTTGTATGGTAAACAATTATCGAGTGAGTGAAATTATGTCTTAAAAGCAACTAATCAAAACTATAGTGGGTTGGATAAGTGGTACGTACATTGGCATTTGGCAGGTCATAATttatattaaaaagaaaataaaaagaacaaaaacgCAAACAATTGGGTTTGAATATACGGTCAATTTGATTGGTCTGATGTCTTCTTCATCCACGTGGCACCACAATATACCATCCGACAAAATTATGGTAAAGGGTACAGgtctagaagaagaagaagaagaagaagctgaatAGCTGATAAGACacattgagagagagaaagagcaatCAATCAACTAATATGGCAATTGATTCAATTGATTCACAGAATTTGGAATGAGTTTTTCTTTGGAtcaatttcaaatttgtgcAACACAAACCTAATCCCATTTAAGCGAATTAATCTCATCTTGAAGCTTAATTTGCATCGATCCGCTATGGTTGTAGACCTGTAGTGAGATTTTTAACTATCAAATTGTTATATTGTTAATGATTTTGTTCGATAATCTCAATCTCCGATAAATTAAGATATTAAGAGTAGGGTTAGTTTCTGCTCTCCACCGACGGTTTCTGGGTCACTTACGATGGACCATGGTGCCTGCAATCAACATTTTCTTGCTTTGGAGCCATGCATGGAAATTATTTGTAAGGAGAATCAATGGTAGGTCAAGTTATGCCCCACGAATCTTCTTTTTTAATGATTATAATGTCAACGTACCATATATATGCTTACAAGCAAGTGAGCAACCAATCAACTATACACTAATtatttaatcaaaaaaaaaaactatacacTAATTACAAACACGTACACATATACATAATTAAACACTATAGCATGAATGAAATCATTTGGATTTGGTGTCAAATGTGTGCAATTAGTAATATGCATTATCAGGTTGTTTATAGTATATTGCAAAGACCTAGCTACTAATGTGATTCGATTAGTCAGTGACAAGCTAATGGGTGCTAATGAAGAATGACGACTTTGATTCTTAGTGGAACAGGTAGTGACAGTGCATGGTAGCTGGCACTTTTGGAAAATTAAGGGCTTAATTAGGTGATGTTGCTAAGTTAGATGCAATTCATGTATTAAATAGGTCATTAACTGTTCATTCTCTTTGTATGATAGTCCTTGGAATTACGTTAACGGAAGCTCCTAATTAGATGAACTGGTAATTTTGTTCAGTACACCCAAAAGCCTTGAGGTTTCTTGGTGATGGATGTATTAGGGTCTTTCTagatgtacccagcaaatttctatttAGACCCAGCAAAATTTTTACCTTCagtaaaaaaatagaatttgtAGTTACACCCAGCAACTTTTCCAACAATACCCTTATTTTTAACTCACACCCAGCAAATTTCACACCCAAAACCTcacacccacacccacacccaAATCTCACGCCCAAAACCTCACACCCAGCAAAACCCTGATTCTCTCGACATCAATGAGGGTCGCACCAAACTCGTTCTCCAACTGAGAGGAACTCGTGCAGAGCATCATTATAGAGGACGGACTCGACACCGAGTAGGGAAAAAGAAGCGCAGTCTCAAACTCAAGAATTTCAAGGTATTTCTCAAACTCGGCACTGAGCTATTTCCTTCGCTCTCACCCGCCGAATTTCAAGGTATCTCTCACCCTCTCTCACTTCTTGGTTTAAATTTCTTTCCACGAGTACTTTATTAGTTTAATTTCTTAATTTAGGATTTGAATCTCGGGTTCATTTGttgatattttcttttgattcaTGGGTATTgctttgtttaattttgttttgctttgaATTCAATTTGCTTATAAGAGAGTTGATCAGTTTGATACGAAACGCTTATTCTATGGGTATTTGTTTGGATGCTTTAACTCATATGCTTGAATGAAGTTGATGACTTGAGTTCTTTATGTTGATTACAACTGAGTTGTGACAATGTTTGGAATCGAGGCTTTGTTTGCATTATTTAGCATTGCATTTGCACTTGAGAGTCAACACAAAACCTGCTGTTGAATGATTATTTAGAGAAGCTTCTGAAAATTATATCTTACTAGCTGAATGATTATAACACTGGAGAATTTAAATAGGGTTTAGGTGCGTGAGAATGGACAGTTGTTTTGAGGAAATAGCTTTTGATTTTCACTTTGCATTTATCATGAAATTTCTACCTGATGTTGGAATGCCAGAACTCTATCTCAAAACTGTCTTCAACATGATATGATGAATAAACAAATGTTCCATCATTTCTACCTGTGGCCATAGTTTGGCTCCGTTTTGAGGTACACGTATAGTTTACGTTTGATGTTTCTCACTATAACTGTCTTCCAACATATTAATGTCTCCTTTTCATGAGAAATGCAATGTGAAAATCAAAAGCTATTTCCTCAAAACATAATTTTGATAATGAACTGTCAAAGTCAAAGGTAGCCTGGTAGGAGTAGGACACAATGTCGAGATTACCATAGAATTTCCTTCTCCTTGCAGTAGAAACCTATCTTTCCACCTAACAATGTGATAATGCAGAATGAAAGAAAGTAGTTCAGATGCAACGTACTAACAATGACCCTTGGTAGCATTTGTtctattcaaattcaaaatggtTGCCTACCAATTTCATGCACTGACTTTGTAATCATTTGCACTACCCAATTTACAATTTTCAAAAGTTCTACAGGGTACCACTATCACATATTCACGTTAGAAACTTGATGCCAGGACATGCATGGTTTTTTCACCCAATTTTCTGATATTAAACTCTTTGCAGAaccttgtatatatatatatatatatatatatatatatatatatatatatatatatatatatatatattatttttttctccACAATTATAGCTGCTTTGGtatttaatgtttttcaactttaCCTGATAgacattattatttattttgtagtatGGCTAGAGGTTCTAAACGCCACGATTGCCCCATAACCtcaaagacaaaaagaaaattttgttcTCAACCTTCTCAGTCAGTAGTGGATGATGGTATACTAGAGGCTGGTGTTGATACTGGGGAAGAACAAGCTTCTGAACCCTTTACAGATGCAGATGAGCCTCTAAGTGGTCCATTTCCGGGAGGTCCTCATGATCCATCGGTATTGAAGAGCTTTAAAAGTCATGTAGCAGCTGCTATATGGTTTAATAAGGTATGATTGGTTGCTTTGTTCTTACAATAACATTTCATTATATGACAACAGCAAAACTATGCAacttgaatttttattttattttttttggtcttgcCATTTCTGGATAAATGAGATTAAGCTTCTGATTCATCATATACGCAACTTATACTGAGCATACTTGGACACCATTTACAGTTATATCATTAGACATCATTACTCTACtttcagttattttttttttcctcctttttttctCAAGAAACTTCAATTATATATTGAggcattttatttcttttatgttcGTATTCTTTTTTAAGAGTCCAATTCATGTATCACAaaagtttttattctttattttttttttcaggaacGTGATCCGTTGAAACTTCAGAACCATTCATATAAGCTCACACAATGGGTATTTGATGAACATGTTACTAACCATAAGTTTTGGAGTTACATTGATGGGTCTAGGTTGAGGCCATTAGTTAACTGTTCATATTTAATTGGTAATAGAGTTGTTGTGTCAGCCTTTTGTGAGAGGTGGCAGCCTGAGACGAATACATTTCACTTACCCTTTGGTGAAATGACAATTACATTGGATGATGTTTTTAACATTTTAGGTATTCCAATTCAGGGTGATTCCATATCTGTACATCCTGGATTCATAATTTCCTCTAACTTTCTCTTTACCTGTCTCTTGGTGTCATCGTCCCTTTCATGTAACCAGGTCATGAATCTTTCCTCTAGTGACTTCAATGGAATATCTATAGGGTCATTACTTTGTGGGGAATGAAACAAAtctaatttcctccaatgacgaTGAACACAATCGAGTGGAATAGGGCTGCCATTCTCCTTATAAATTGCCATCTCATGTGCACATGGCAACCCATGTGTTTTTCTCAAAGTACAACCACATGCATTCTCATTAGTTCCAATAACATCGATTCTCTCAGACTCTCCCAAAATATAATCTAGGGCAGCATGTGATACAAAACCCACTATTACCTTAAACTCATTCTTCATGAAGTCATGTCGGACAAATATAAGACTTTTCTCAAATGAAGCCTTTACTTCTGTGTGTTGCAACACCAATAAGGCGTGAATCTTTTTCCATGATGTATCAAAGTTGCACAGACTAGACATCAAATGTCGCTTCAATTTTGAATGAGCACTTTCCGCCCTAGTTAAAAGTACACATGAACAGTATATGAAAATTCAAGTAAATTATATGAAACAATACGTAGTttattaacaaataaaaaatatcaaTTGAAAATTACCTGTTTGAAGTCATCGTTCCAAAATGCATATAATTGTTCGTCCATGCTTCAACAAATCTTTCCTTATATTCATTCAACCAAGTTCCTTTCACATAGGTTAGTACTTCATCATATTTTTTGTAGTCTCTCTCGAACTCATGTAAATGTCTTTCATAGTCAGGTATCGTATCTGAAAAGACCAATGTGTTCCATGCCTGCATCAACTTTTTAAACTTCACTTGGTTATCAACAAGCTTTTTGCATTTTCCCAACACTGCCCTATTAATATGCCATCTGCACAATAAATGTTGAGCAGCAGGGAACACTCGACGAATGGCATTCATGAGTGCTAGCTCTCTGTCAGTAACAATCACACTTGGAAGACAGTCTTCATTCATCACACTCTTCAATCTAGATAAAGCCCAAACGTAATTTTCCTCTTTCTCAGCATGGATGTATGCAAATGCAGCATGGAATGTTAATTCTGTAGATGTCACCCCCACAATCTCTAACAATGGATATCGAAACTTATTTGTCTTGTATGTGGCATCCATTATTAAAACATAAGGAAATGCACGTAGCAGATTTACACTATCAGGATGAGTCCAGAACAAGTCACTCACAATGTTCTCTGTGCCATAACTCCTATGCCACTCCACATAATTGTATTTCTGCAA is a genomic window containing:
- the LOC133741212 gene encoding uncharacterized protein LOC133741212, with protein sequence MARGSKRHDCPITSKTKRKFCSQPSQSVVDDGILEAGVDTGEEQASEPFTDADEPLSGPFPGGPHDPSVLKSFKSHVAAAIWFNKERDPLKLQNHSYKLTQWVFDEHVTNHKFWSYIDGSRLRPLVNCSYLIGNRVVVSAFCERWQPETNTFHLPFGEMTITLDDVFNILGIPIQGDSISVHPGFIISSNFLFTCLLVSSSLSCNQVMNLSSSDFNGISIGSLLCGE
- the LOC133735944 gene encoding protein FAR1-RELATED SEQUENCE 5-like; this encodes MQKKKLNANLNPQKKKRERSGGTKRCGCPFRLKGKNVGPEDEWTLEVVNGMHNHHAAKYPEGHSFLGRLTKEENNLLVDMSKNLVNPKEILYTLKQNDPLNSSTMKTIYNARHIQRVVEKAGRSEMQILLNNLQKYNYVEWHRSYGTENIVSDLFWTHPDSVNLLRAFPYVLIMDATYKTNKFRYPLLEIVGVTSTELTFHAAFAYIHAEKEENYVWALSRLKSVMNEDCLPSVIVTDRELALMNAIRRVFPAAQHLLCRWHINRAVLGKCKKLVDNQVKFKKLMQAWNTLVFSDTIPDYERHLHEFERDYKKYDEVLTYVKGTWLNEYKERFVEAWTNNYMHFGTMTSNRAESAHSKLKRHLMSSLCNFDTSWKKIHALLVLQHTEVKASFEKSLIFVRHDFMKNEFKKNTWVAMCT